From one Lotus japonicus ecotype B-129 chromosome 3, LjGifu_v1.2 genomic stretch:
- the LOC130747241 gene encoding NAC domain-containing protein 72-like, with protein sequence MTMGIPEKDPLSQLSLPPGFRFYPTDEELLVQYLCRKVAGHNFTLPIIAEIDLYKFDPWVLPSKAIFGEKEWYFFSPRDRKYPNGSRPNRVAGSGYWKATGTDKIITTEGRKVGIKKALVFYVGKAPKGTKTNWIMHEYRLLDSSQKNTGSRLDDWVLCRIYKKNSSAQRAASNGTVSSREYTQYSNGSSSSSSSHLDDVMESLPEIGGFTRPRVGGAMQQQREERERLNNNLQSGGGGGLGLVDWSNINNPSVLNSLAAAGFVPVNQEAQQGQNQGMMNFGGGGGGGYNDLYVPSLPNLCQVESSEKMGKPVEEEVQSGVRTQQVENPGFFAGSNGFTQGFSNSVDQYGFRYPAQTVGFGFGK encoded by the exons ATGACAATGGGGATTCCAGAGAAAGACCCTCTTTCTCAACTGAGTTTACCTCCTGGTTTCCGCTTTTACCCCACCGATGAAGAGCTTCTGGTTCAGTATCTCTGCCGCAAGGTCGCTGGTCACAATTTCACTCTACCCATCATCGCTGAAATCGACCTCTACAAGTTTGACCCATGGGTTCTTCCAA GCAAAGCGATTTTCGGTGAGAAGGAATGGTACTTCTTTAGCCCAAGGGACAGGAAGTACCCAAACGGGTCACGACCCAACAGGGTAGCTGGGTCTGGGTACTGGAAAGCCACCGGAACGGATAAGATCATCACCACCGAAGGTAGAAAAGTCGGTATCAAGAAAGCCCTTGTTTTCTATGTCGGCAAAGCGCCCAAAGGCACCAAGACTAACTGGATCATGCATGAGTATCGCCTTCTCGATTCTTCTCAAAAGAACACCGGCTCCAGG CTGGATGATTGGGTTTTATGTCGCATATACAAGAAGAATTCGAGCGCGCAGAGGGCGGCGTCAAACGGCACCGTTTCGAGCAGGGAGTACACGCAGTACAGCAACGGTTCgtcttcctcctcctcgtcgcacCTTGACGACGTTATGGAGTCTTTGCCGGAGATCGGCGGCTTCACGCGGCCACGTGTTGGCGGTGCGATGCAGCAGCAGCGTGAGGAGAGGGAGAGGCTCAACAACAATCTTCagagcggtggtggtggtggattggGATTGGTGGATTGGTCTAACATTAACAACCCCTCTGTTCTGAACTCTTTGGCTGCGGCGGGGTTCGTTCCGGTAAATCAAGAGGCTCAGCAGGGCCAGAACCAGGGAATGATGAactttggtggtggtggtggtggtggatacAATGACCTTTATGTCCCTTCGCTCCCAAATCTATGCCAAGTGGAGTCTTCGGAGAAGATGGGTAAACCGGTCGAGGAAGAGGTTCAGAGCGGTGTGAGAACCCAACAGGTTGAGAATCCCGGTTTTTTTGCCGGTTCAAATGGTTTTACGCAGGGGTTTTCAAACTCAGTGGACCAATATGGTTTCAGGTACCCAGCTCAGACGGTCGGGTTCGGTTTCGGGAAATGA